Proteins from one Carcharodon carcharias isolate sCarCar2 chromosome 19, sCarCar2.pri, whole genome shotgun sequence genomic window:
- the LOC121291466 gene encoding 60S ribosomal protein L11 isoform X3, with product MADQGEKKENPMRELRIRKLCMNICVGESGDRLTRAAKVLEQLTGQTPVFSKARYTVRSFGIRRNEKIAVHCTVRGAKAEEILEKGLKVREYELRKNNFSDTGNFGFGIQEHIDLGIKYDPSIGIYGLDFYVISSIRSILLLQSLLFPGLSALLSVKFWEDQASASLTRSVNVVALEPNTGSTRRRLCVGSNRSTMVSFSQENKNVL from the exons GACCAGGGTGAGAAGAAAGAGAACCCTATGCGTGAGCTCCGCATCAGAAAGCTCTGTATGAATATATGTGTTGGTGAAAGTGGTGATCGACTTACTCGAGCCGCCAAAGTGCTTGAGCAGCTCACTGGCCAAACCCCTGTCTTCTCCAAAG CTCGCTACACTGTGAGATCTTTTGGTATCAGGAGAAATGAAAAAATTGCTGTTCACTGCACAGTCCGTGGTGCCAAAGCCGAGGAGATCCTGGAGAAAGGCCTTAAA GTTCGTGAATATGAGCTGAGGAAaaacaacttctcagatactggcaACTTTGGTTTTGGTATTCAGGAGCACATTGATTTGGGCATTAAGTATGATCCAAGCATTGGTATCTATGGTTTGGACTTCTATGTG atttccagcatccgcagtattttgcttttacaaagcCTTCTGTTCCCAGGTCTCTCAGCCCTGCTGTCTGTAAA GTTCTGGGAAGACCAGGCTTCAGCATCGCTGACAAGAAGCGTAAACGTGGTCGCATTGGAGCCAAACACAGGATCAACAAGGAGGAGGCTATGCGTTGGTTCCAACAGAAG tACGATGGTATCATTCTCCCaggaaaataaaaatgttctGTAA
- the LOC121291466 gene encoding 60S ribosomal protein L11 isoform X2, translating to MEVKAAQPEACGGQVRLQITHISFDAETLQLLILDQGEKKENPMRELRIRKLCMNICVGESGDRLTRAAKVLEQLTGQTPVFSKARYTVRSFGIRRNEKIAVHCTVRGAKAEEILEKGLKVREYELRKNNFSDTGNFGFGIQEHIDLGIKYDPSIGIYGLDFYVVLGRPGFSIADKKRKRGRIGAKHRINKEEAMRWFQQKYDGIILPGK from the exons ATGGAGGTGAAAGCCGCTCAGCCAGAAGCTTGTGGAGGACAAGTTAGGCTACAGATAACACACATTAGCTTTGATGCAGAGACGCTCCAGTTACTGATATTG GACCAGGGTGAGAAGAAAGAGAACCCTATGCGTGAGCTCCGCATCAGAAAGCTCTGTATGAATATATGTGTTGGTGAAAGTGGTGATCGACTTACTCGAGCCGCCAAAGTGCTTGAGCAGCTCACTGGCCAAACCCCTGTCTTCTCCAAAG CTCGCTACACTGTGAGATCTTTTGGTATCAGGAGAAATGAAAAAATTGCTGTTCACTGCACAGTCCGTGGTGCCAAAGCCGAGGAGATCCTGGAGAAAGGCCTTAAA GTTCGTGAATATGAGCTGAGGAAaaacaacttctcagatactggcaACTTTGGTTTTGGTATTCAGGAGCACATTGATTTGGGCATTAAGTATGATCCAAGCATTGGTATCTATGGTTTGGACTTCTATGTG GTTCTGGGAAGACCAGGCTTCAGCATCGCTGACAAGAAGCGTAAACGTGGTCGCATTGGAGCCAAACACAGGATCAACAAGGAGGAGGCTATGCGTTGGTTCCAACAGAAG tACGATGGTATCATTCTCCCaggaaaataa
- the LOC121291466 gene encoding 60S ribosomal protein L11 isoform X1, producing MEVKAAQPEACGGQVRLQITHISFDAETLQLLILDQGEKKENPMRELRIRKLCMNICVGESGDRLTRAAKVLEQLTGQTPVFSKARYTVRSFGIRRNEKIAVHCTVRGAKAEEILEKGLKVREYELRKNNFSDTGNFGFGIQEHIDLGIKYDPSIGIYGLDFYVISSIRSILLLQSLLFPGLSALLSVKFWEDQASASLTRSVNVVALEPNTGSTRRRLCVGSNRSTMVSFSQENKNVL from the exons ATGGAGGTGAAAGCCGCTCAGCCAGAAGCTTGTGGAGGACAAGTTAGGCTACAGATAACACACATTAGCTTTGATGCAGAGACGCTCCAGTTACTGATATTG GACCAGGGTGAGAAGAAAGAGAACCCTATGCGTGAGCTCCGCATCAGAAAGCTCTGTATGAATATATGTGTTGGTGAAAGTGGTGATCGACTTACTCGAGCCGCCAAAGTGCTTGAGCAGCTCACTGGCCAAACCCCTGTCTTCTCCAAAG CTCGCTACACTGTGAGATCTTTTGGTATCAGGAGAAATGAAAAAATTGCTGTTCACTGCACAGTCCGTGGTGCCAAAGCCGAGGAGATCCTGGAGAAAGGCCTTAAA GTTCGTGAATATGAGCTGAGGAAaaacaacttctcagatactggcaACTTTGGTTTTGGTATTCAGGAGCACATTGATTTGGGCATTAAGTATGATCCAAGCATTGGTATCTATGGTTTGGACTTCTATGTG atttccagcatccgcagtattttgcttttacaaagcCTTCTGTTCCCAGGTCTCTCAGCCCTGCTGTCTGTAAA GTTCTGGGAAGACCAGGCTTCAGCATCGCTGACAAGAAGCGTAAACGTGGTCGCATTGGAGCCAAACACAGGATCAACAAGGAGGAGGCTATGCGTTGGTTCCAACAGAAG tACGATGGTATCATTCTCCCaggaaaataaaaatgttctGTAA